Proteins from a genomic interval of Beijerinckia indica subsp. indica ATCC 9039:
- a CDS encoding patatin-like phospholipase family protein: protein MRSRSEFDLSRRQWLSATAFALLSACSKVGRGIAVPPSERRDAIVLGLPNARFFLDEPGALSAEQELALVREANSLGVSQGGILPTGHYLALSGGGDNGAFGAGLLVGWTEHGDRPKFKLVTGVSTGALTAPFAFLGPEYDAVLTDVYTNISPSKVFVERFAPFAALWQDAMADTSPLFETIAHYFDEAVLAKIAAEYEKGRLLLIQTANLDAGVPVLWNIGAIAASGHSDALKLIRRLLLASASIPGEFPPVLIDVEANGRSYQEMHVDGGAVSQSFLIPPTLVVRIAQEKTGFRRQRMVAYVIRNSRLTTDWSDVQRATLSIAGKAIMIMINYVGLGDLYRIYLTCMRAGADFNVAYIGDDFQAEHKVLFDQGYMRALYNFAYEKAARGYRWEYAPPGFQAETR, encoded by the coding sequence ATGAGAAGCAGAAGCGAATTCGATTTGAGCCGCCGGCAGTGGCTTTCCGCTACCGCCTTCGCGTTACTATCCGCCTGCTCCAAAGTCGGACGCGGCATTGCTGTGCCGCCATCCGAACGCCGCGATGCGATCGTACTTGGGCTCCCGAATGCGCGTTTTTTTCTCGATGAGCCGGGGGCCCTCTCCGCAGAACAAGAGCTCGCGCTCGTTCGCGAAGCCAACAGCCTTGGCGTCAGCCAAGGCGGCATCCTTCCGACTGGGCATTACCTGGCGCTTTCGGGAGGCGGAGATAATGGTGCTTTTGGCGCTGGTCTGCTCGTCGGTTGGACCGAACATGGCGACCGTCCAAAATTCAAACTTGTCACCGGAGTGAGCACCGGCGCGCTGACTGCGCCGTTCGCTTTCTTGGGCCCTGAATATGATGCGGTTCTGACCGACGTTTACACCAATATCAGCCCGTCGAAAGTCTTCGTCGAGAGGTTCGCGCCCTTCGCCGCACTTTGGCAGGACGCCATGGCCGACACGAGTCCGTTGTTTGAAACTATTGCGCACTATTTCGACGAAGCGGTACTTGCCAAGATTGCCGCAGAATACGAGAAAGGACGACTCCTGTTAATCCAGACGGCCAATCTCGATGCCGGTGTGCCGGTCCTGTGGAACATCGGAGCCATCGCCGCAAGCGGCCATTCAGATGCGCTTAAACTCATCCGCCGGCTCCTCCTTGCGTCCGCATCCATACCAGGGGAATTTCCTCCTGTGTTGATCGACGTCGAAGCCAATGGCAGATCCTATCAGGAAATGCATGTTGATGGCGGCGCTGTCAGCCAATCATTTCTTATTCCGCCTACTCTCGTCGTGCGCATAGCCCAGGAAAAGACGGGGTTTCGCAGACAGCGCATGGTCGCATACGTGATTCGCAATTCGCGCCTGACAACCGACTGGAGCGATGTGCAGAGGGCGACCCTTTCGATCGCCGGCAAGGCTATCATGATAATGATTAACTATGTTGGTCTTGGCGACCTCTATCGTATTTATTTGACATGTATGCGTGCTGGCGCAGACTTCAACGTCGCTTACATCGGCGATGATTTTCAGGCGGAGCACAAGGTGCTATTCGATCAGGGATACATGCGTGCTTTGTATAACTTCGCCTATGAGAAAGCGGCGAGGGGTTACCGCTGGGAATATGCTCCGCCCGGATTTCAGGCCGAAACCCGGTGA
- a CDS encoding DUF2239 family protein — MRAAQEAAYRFLAAMAEDLPGFEEAACALFAGDRKRLEDDMAAWPPDLRVHALKLAGDDRQDESIGLSK; from the coding sequence ATGCGTGCGGCACAGGAGGCTGCCTATCGCTTCCTAGCGGCGATGGCCGAGGATCTTCCGGGATTTGAGGAAGCGGCATGCGCTTTGTTTGCGGGTGATCGCAAAAGGCTCGAGGATGATATGGCGGCATGGCCGCCCGATCTGCGAGTGCATGCGCTCAAACTTGCGGGCGATGACAGACAAGACGAGAGCATCGGACTTTCAAAGTGA
- a CDS encoding low molecular weight protein-tyrosine-phosphatase yields the protein MSSQIAVLFVCTGNICRSPLAEAAFREEIMRLGVLAQVDSAGIGAWHIGDPPDRRAQAVARRHGIEIGDYRARQVEKTDFEHFTHVIALDNSHLRALRRLSPEGSRAQTSLLLDHVPGRAGQDVEDPYYGSDAGFDQTWRDVVEGAAGLARGLWRR from the coding sequence ATGTCCTCTCAAATCGCCGTTCTCTTCGTTTGCACAGGCAATATTTGCCGCTCGCCTCTCGCTGAAGCGGCCTTTCGGGAAGAGATCATGCGCCTTGGCGTGTTGGCGCAGGTCGATTCCGCGGGCATCGGTGCCTGGCATATTGGTGATCCGCCCGATCGGCGCGCGCAGGCGGTGGCGCGCCGTCATGGAATCGAGATCGGAGATTATCGCGCGCGGCAAGTCGAAAAGACGGATTTTGAACATTTCACGCATGTGATTGCTTTGGACAACAGCCATCTCCGAGCGCTACGGCGTCTTTCTCCAGAGGGATCGCGCGCGCAAACGAGCCTCTTGCTCGATCATGTTCCTGGCCGCGCCGGGCAGGATGTCGAAGATCCTTATTATGGGTCTGATGCCGGTTTCGATCAGACGTGGCGAGATGTCGTGGAAGGGGCGGCGGGGCTGGCGCGAGGCCTGTGGAGGCGCTGA
- a CDS encoding fructosamine kinase family protein, translated as MNPLAAIAARLLGVEVRAVEPVSGGDLSQVLRLILADGHAILVKNGPAPQVEARMLRTIADAGVPAPKVLAVNETALVLEELPQEGRLSDSSKDLWADLGTVLARLHTAQDDLYGWESDYAFGLLPIVNERQKDWPAFWAEHRLLPFLPHIHSTLGQRLESLARDLPNRLPKNPPPVLLHGDLWSGNILVAQGKITGLIDPACYYGHAEVDLGMLTLFDRPDAAFYQNYFVLEQGHEERIALYRLWPALVHLYLFGGSYIRLVDDLLKRLGL; from the coding sequence ATGAATCCTCTCGCGGCGATTGCGGCGCGCTTGCTTGGCGTGGAGGTCCGTGCCGTTGAACCGGTCAGTGGTGGCGATCTTTCGCAGGTTCTGCGTCTGATCCTGGCGGACGGACACGCAATTCTTGTCAAGAATGGTCCCGCGCCGCAGGTCGAAGCTCGCATGTTACGGACCATCGCTGATGCCGGAGTGCCAGCCCCCAAAGTGCTGGCCGTGAATGAGACAGCGCTCGTTTTGGAGGAATTGCCCCAAGAGGGGCGCTTGAGCGATAGCTCGAAGGATTTGTGGGCGGACCTTGGCACCGTGCTGGCGCGATTACATACAGCGCAAGATGATCTTTATGGATGGGAGAGTGATTACGCCTTTGGTCTCTTGCCGATTGTCAATGAAAGGCAAAAGGATTGGCCGGCCTTCTGGGCCGAGCACCGCTTGTTGCCCTTTTTACCGCACATCCATTCAACCCTGGGACAAAGACTGGAAAGCCTCGCGCGTGATCTGCCGAACAGGCTTCCCAAAAATCCGCCGCCGGTGCTGTTGCATGGCGACCTTTGGAGCGGCAATATTCTGGTGGCACAAGGCAAGATCACTGGTCTGATCGATCCGGCCTGCTATTACGGCCATGCGGAGGTGGATCTCGGCATGCTGACTCTCTTCGACAGGCCAGACGCCGCCTTCTATCAAAACTACTTTGTGCTTGAACAAGGACACGAGGAGAGAATCGCGCTCTACAGATTGTGGCCAGCTTTGGTGCATCTGTATCTGTTTGGCGGGTCCTATATCCGTCTGGTGGATGACTTATTGAAGCGTCTTGGTTTGTAA
- the bluB gene encoding 5,6-dimethylbenzimidazole synthase, whose product MKNPVMSTTTLTAKTADFMEPGRTQQPPVFDDAFFTRLMDLFRWRRDVRRFLPDPVAPALIEELVAMATLAPSVGNSQPWRFVSVESRERRQQVIDDFNACNAEALNTYEGERAARYARLKLSGLKEAPVHLAVFCDMDTLAGDRLGRLTMPETLSYSVVAAIQIIWLAARARGLGLGWVSILHPGVLKKTLDVPSDWQFIAYLCIGYPQEEHEDPELVRQQWQARLKEPSQILRR is encoded by the coding sequence ATGAAGAATCCGGTCATGAGCACCACGACCTTGACAGCGAAGACAGCCGATTTCATGGAGCCGGGCCGAACACAACAGCCGCCCGTCTTCGACGATGCTTTCTTTACACGCTTGATGGATCTGTTCCGCTGGCGGCGTGACGTCCGCCGTTTTTTGCCGGATCCGGTTGCGCCCGCCCTCATTGAGGAACTGGTGGCCATGGCGACACTCGCCCCTTCGGTGGGCAATAGCCAACCCTGGCGTTTCGTGAGTGTCGAAAGCCGTGAACGTCGGCAACAGGTGATCGATGATTTCAACGCCTGCAACGCCGAGGCCTTGAACACCTATGAAGGCGAACGCGCCGCCCGTTATGCGCGCCTCAAACTATCAGGGCTCAAGGAAGCGCCAGTTCATCTCGCGGTCTTTTGCGATATGGATACACTCGCCGGCGACAGGCTCGGCCGCTTGACCATGCCAGAAACCCTATCCTATTCGGTCGTGGCCGCCATTCAGATCATCTGGCTCGCCGCCCGCGCGCGCGGCCTGGGGCTTGGCTGGGTTTCGATCCTGCATCCAGGTGTTTTGAAGAAAACGCTCGACGTACCATCCGACTGGCAATTCATCGCCTATCTCTGCATCGGCTATCCGCAAGAAGAACACGAGGACCCGGAACTGGTGCGTCAACAATGGCAGGCAAGACTCAAGGAACCGAGCCAGATCCTGCGGCGCTGA
- a CDS encoding MaoC family dehydratase codes for MIFYEDMTSGKVIESGTREVTKEEIIDFAKVYDPQPFHLDEEAAKSSLLGGLAASGWQTASLTQRLVHDVFIGKAASLGSPGIEELKWLKPVRPGDRLNARIHIRDKRISKSRPEMGLVNLFVEVGNASGELVMTQQNVLLMGRRDMPQKPVERSLPSGAGNSAATKFPDRPLKPWPPSQYLEDLRIGEEITLGTELFTAESIISFASAYDPQPFHLDEEAARQSHFGRLAASGWQTGAIWMKHYMIHRDAFFKEFADQGGLLPELGPSPGFVDLKWPHPVYAGDRITYTGTVESVRPTSRPGWGLVTSINKAVNQDGRLVFSFKPVIFWQTRP; via the coding sequence ATGATTTTTTACGAAGACATGACGAGCGGCAAAGTCATCGAAAGCGGCACGCGTGAAGTGACCAAGGAGGAGATCATCGACTTTGCGAAAGTCTATGATCCACAGCCTTTCCATCTCGACGAGGAAGCGGCCAAAAGCTCGCTGCTTGGCGGGCTCGCCGCCTCCGGCTGGCAAACGGCCTCCCTGACACAACGCCTGGTGCATGACGTTTTCATTGGCAAGGCCGCCTCACTTGGGTCTCCCGGCATAGAGGAATTGAAATGGCTGAAGCCGGTGCGCCCCGGTGACAGATTGAATGCGCGCATTCACATACGCGACAAACGGATTTCCAAAAGCCGGCCGGAAATGGGGCTCGTCAATCTCTTCGTCGAGGTCGGCAATGCCTCGGGCGAATTGGTGATGACACAGCAGAATGTTTTGCTGATGGGCCGCCGCGACATGCCACAAAAGCCGGTCGAGCGTTCGCTCCCATCGGGCGCTGGCAATAGTGCAGCGACAAAGTTCCCGGACCGGCCCCTTAAGCCTTGGCCGCCCTCGCAATATCTGGAGGATCTGCGCATCGGCGAGGAGATTACGCTCGGTACGGAACTGTTTACGGCGGAATCGATTATCAGTTTCGCCTCGGCCTATGACCCGCAGCCGTTTCATCTCGATGAAGAAGCAGCCCGGCAGAGTCATTTCGGCCGTCTCGCTGCCTCGGGTTGGCAGACCGGCGCGATCTGGATGAAACATTACATGATCCATCGTGATGCCTTCTTCAAAGAATTCGCCGACCAAGGCGGACTCCTGCCGGAACTCGGCCCCTCGCCCGGTTTCGTCGATCTGAAATGGCCGCATCCCGTTTATGCAGGCGATCGGATCACCTATACAGGCACGGTCGAAAGTGTACGGCCGACATCACGGCCCGGGTGGGGTCTCGTCACAAGCATCAACAAAGCCGTCAACCAGGACGGCCGTTTGGTCTTCTCCTTCAAACCCGTCATTTTTTGGCAGACACGGCCTTGA
- the ychF gene encoding redox-regulated ATPase YchF: MGFKCGIVGLPNVGKSTLFNALTQTAAAQAANYPFCTIEPNVGDVAVPDDRLTTLAAIAHSKDIIPTRLTFVDIAGLVRGASKGEGLGNQFLGNIRECDAIAHVVRCFEDSDITHVAGKIAPIDDIETIETELMLADLESLEKRVGNIEKKAKGGDKEAKEILELVNRCLVLLREGKPARLAEVRPEERKLFASLGLLSAKPVLYVCNVEEASADKGNSFSAAVAARAAEEGAVAVVVSAKIESEIAILPPEDQKDYLEAVGLEEPGLNRVIRAGYGLLGLITYFTVGPKEARAWTIPAGTKGPQAAGVIHTDFEKGFIRAETIAYPDYVTHQGETGAREAGKFRLEGKDYVVADGDILHFRFAT, from the coding sequence ATGGGTTTCAAATGCGGCATCGTCGGTCTGCCCAATGTCGGCAAATCGACCCTCTTCAATGCCCTGACACAGACGGCGGCGGCGCAGGCGGCCAATTATCCCTTCTGCACGATTGAGCCGAATGTCGGCGATGTCGCCGTGCCCGACGACAGGCTCACGACGCTGGCGGCCATAGCCCATTCCAAAGACATCATTCCGACGCGGCTCACCTTTGTCGATATTGCCGGCCTCGTGCGCGGCGCCTCCAAGGGTGAGGGTCTCGGCAATCAATTCCTCGGCAATATCCGCGAATGCGACGCCATTGCCCATGTGGTGCGGTGTTTCGAGGATTCCGATATTACCCATGTGGCCGGCAAGATCGCACCCATCGATGATATCGAGACGATCGAGACCGAACTCATGCTGGCTGATCTCGAATCGCTCGAAAAACGCGTCGGCAATATCGAGAAAAAGGCCAAGGGCGGCGATAAGGAAGCCAAGGAAATCCTCGAACTCGTCAATCGCTGCCTCGTGCTCCTGCGCGAGGGCAAGCCGGCGCGGCTCGCCGAAGTACGGCCGGAGGAACGCAAGCTTTTCGCGAGCCTCGGTCTCTTGAGCGCCAAGCCGGTTCTCTATGTCTGCAATGTCGAGGAAGCCTCTGCCGACAAGGGCAATAGCTTTTCGGCCGCCGTAGCCGCCCGCGCGGCCGAGGAAGGCGCCGTCGCGGTTGTCGTGTCAGCCAAGATCGAAAGCGAGATCGCCATCCTGCCCCCCGAGGACCAGAAGGATTATCTGGAAGCGGTTGGCCTCGAGGAGCCGGGCCTCAACCGTGTCATTCGCGCCGGCTATGGCCTGCTCGGCCTCATTACCTATTTCACGGTCGGGCCAAAGGAGGCTCGCGCCTGGACGATTCCTGCCGGCACCAAGGGACCGCAGGCGGCGGGGGTCATCCATACTGATTTCGAAAAAGGTTTCATTCGCGCGGAAACCATCGCCTATCCCGATTATGTCACGCATCAGGGTGAGACGGGGGCGAGGGAAGCGGGAAAATTCCGGCTCGAAGGCAAGGACTATGTTGTCGCGGACGGTGATATTCTGCATTTCCGCTTCGCCACGTGA
- a CDS encoding aliphatic sulfonate ABC transporter substrate-binding protein, which translates to MAGHDFWTTGRRKACFLLLSVLLGLAFPAEWAGAEEGVLRIGYQRSSTLMALLKASGRLDQALVAKGVSLRWLEFTSGLPMLEALNLGNVDVTADVADTVPIFAQAAGAKLTYIAEEAVSPEAQAVLVPAHSPIKTLADLKGKKIAVTKAAGSHYLLIKALASAGLDFKAIQPVYLTPADGRAALASDKVDALVTWEPFVSSVARQTSARILADGTGLANYKRYYLTTPNYAEHHAPVLDALFAQLEETGRETKAHPQAAADILAKLWGIDAETVEQANSKRSYRVGVVTRDGLGEQQRIADAFFEAGLLPKRIDTQDVSIFTPQAP; encoded by the coding sequence ATGGCTGGACACGATTTCTGGACAACGGGTCGGCGAAAAGCCTGTTTTCTCCTCCTGAGTGTTTTGCTGGGCTTGGCCTTTCCGGCTGAATGGGCGGGAGCCGAAGAGGGCGTGCTCCGCATCGGCTATCAGCGATCCTCCACCTTGATGGCGCTCCTGAAGGCCAGCGGCCGTCTCGATCAGGCCTTGGTGGCCAAAGGCGTGAGCCTGCGCTGGCTCGAATTCACCAGCGGCTTGCCCATGCTGGAGGCCTTGAACCTCGGCAATGTCGATGTCACGGCCGATGTCGCCGATACGGTGCCGATCTTCGCGCAAGCCGCGGGTGCGAAGCTGACCTATATTGCCGAGGAGGCGGTCTCGCCCGAGGCCCAGGCGGTTCTGGTGCCGGCCCATTCGCCGATCAAGACACTTGCTGATCTCAAGGGCAAAAAAATCGCCGTCACCAAGGCGGCGGGCAGCCATTATCTGTTGATTAAGGCGCTCGCCAGTGCGGGCCTCGATTTCAAGGCAATCCAGCCCGTCTATCTGACGCCTGCTGACGGCAGGGCGGCTTTGGCCAGTGACAAGGTGGATGCTCTCGTGACCTGGGAGCCTTTCGTATCCAGCGTTGCGCGGCAGACATCAGCCCGGATTCTCGCGGATGGGACGGGGCTTGCGAATTACAAACGTTATTACCTGACGACCCCAAACTATGCTGAACATCATGCGCCGGTTCTCGATGCGCTCTTTGCGCAGCTCGAGGAGACGGGCCGAGAGACCAAGGCGCATCCGCAAGCAGCGGCCGACATTCTGGCGAAACTCTGGGGCATTGACGCGGAGACAGTCGAACAGGCCAATAGCAAAAGAAGCTATCGTGTCGGGGTCGTTACACGCGATGGGCTCGGCGAGCAGCAGCGCATCGCCGATGCCTTTTTCGAGGCGGGCCTTTTGCCGAAGCGGATTGATACACAGGATGTGTCGATCTTTACGCCTCAAGCGCCGTGA
- a CDS encoding DUF2382 domain-containing protein — MNKPTPSEAKTLPLYEETISVGKRRVRTGTIHVRTVTDTIRDHVDIELSEDRIDVKRVPVDRVVDHVPEVRIEGDLMIVPVLKEVFFVEKRLVLAEEIHLRRWIVSKHVKIPVERRSQRALVQTPFPEAASDTGGEDDSTINGRPSMTEINESVHYRLITAFYDNEAAAQAAVDKLLAIGIPNDDIHFIHGRAMHAAIVEENKGFWEIIKYLFLPEEDRHIYAEGLKRGGYLVSVRADDATYGKAFDILDSEGTLNLTEQEALWRAEGWTGYEGALEQPVVEQPALEQPALEQSVVEQPIVAGEAEAAASVVSTSAVSVTPLAQTVSEPASLQTGTPLQTGAPLMEQPAESKAFENEEMVIPIAEELLHIGKREIDNGRVRVHSYTVTKPASASIKLREENITIERHPVDRPITATDNAFAERTIELDQHAEVPVVEKDVHVSEEIRLAKDVREHQETVSDSVRETKVDIEDTRRSRLAASTGLVGSDMVSYADKIHDHMNVMASDGQLIGVVDHLEGDRIMLTSSDSPDHLEHFIPLAWVKTIGADVELDKPANMVKASW; from the coding sequence ATGAACAAGCCAACGCCAAGCGAAGCGAAGACTCTGCCGCTCTATGAAGAAACGATATCGGTGGGGAAGAGACGTGTGCGTACTGGTACGATCCATGTGCGAACCGTCACCGACACGATACGGGATCATGTGGATATCGAGTTGTCGGAAGACAGGATCGACGTGAAGCGTGTTCCCGTCGATCGCGTCGTCGATCATGTCCCAGAGGTACGGATCGAAGGCGATCTTATGATCGTTCCTGTCCTGAAAGAAGTTTTCTTCGTCGAAAAGCGCCTCGTCCTGGCTGAGGAAATTCACCTCCGGCGCTGGATTGTCAGCAAACATGTGAAAATTCCAGTCGAACGGCGCAGCCAGCGTGCCCTTGTGCAGACCCCGTTCCCGGAAGCCGCGTCCGATACAGGCGGTGAGGACGATTCAACGATCAATGGGAGGCCATCCATGACGGAGATCAATGAGTCCGTACACTATCGTTTAATTACGGCGTTCTACGACAATGAGGCCGCGGCGCAAGCGGCCGTCGACAAACTGCTCGCTATCGGTATTCCCAATGATGATATTCATTTCATCCACGGCCGCGCCATGCATGCGGCGATCGTGGAAGAGAACAAAGGATTCTGGGAAATCATCAAATATCTTTTCCTGCCGGAAGAGGACCGGCATATTTATGCCGAAGGCTTGAAACGGGGTGGTTATCTCGTTTCGGTTAGAGCGGATGACGCCACTTACGGGAAAGCTTTCGATATCCTTGATTCCGAAGGGACCCTTAACCTGACGGAACAGGAAGCGCTCTGGCGAGCCGAAGGATGGACGGGCTATGAGGGGGCCCTTGAGCAGCCGGTCGTCGAACAGCCTGCCCTTGAACAGCCTGCCCTTGAACAGTCGGTCGTTGAACAGCCGATCGTGGCGGGTGAGGCTGAGGCAGCAGCAAGTGTCGTTTCCACCAGCGCGGTCTCAGTGACACCGCTCGCGCAGACTGTTTCGGAGCCTGCTAGCTTGCAAACTGGCACTCCTTTGCAAACTGGCGCTCCTTTGATGGAACAACCTGCCGAAAGTAAAGCCTTCGAAAATGAAGAGATGGTGATTCCGATTGCCGAAGAACTCTTGCACATTGGCAAGCGTGAGATCGACAACGGCCGTGTTCGTGTCCACAGCTATACTGTCACAAAGCCGGCAAGCGCTTCGATCAAATTGCGGGAAGAAAATATCACGATCGAACGGCATCCCGTCGATCGGCCGATCACGGCCACGGATAATGCGTTCGCGGAAAGAACAATCGAACTTGATCAGCATGCTGAAGTCCCCGTCGTGGAGAAGGACGTTCATGTGAGCGAGGAAATTCGCCTCGCCAAGGATGTTCGCGAACATCAAGAAACGGTTTCTGATTCCGTGCGCGAGACCAAAGTGGATATTGAGGACACACGCCGGAGCAGACTTGCAGCAAGCACTGGCCTCGTTGGGTCGGACATGGTTTCCTATGCCGATAAGATTCACGACCATATGAATGTCATGGCCTCGGACGGTCAGCTTATCGGTGTCGTCGATCATCTCGAGGGTGATCGGATCATGCTGACCAGCAGCGACTCTCCCGATCACCTGGAACATTTCATTCCTCTCGCCTGGGTGAAGACGATTGGAGCGGATGTGGAACTCGACAAACCGGCCAATATGGTGAAGGCCTCCTGGTAA
- a CDS encoding LysR family transcriptional regulator: protein MDRGFDWNDLRFFLAVARAGTVSLAARRLGVDHATVIRRIDGLEHALGAKIFERNPRGYNVTQKGEKLLASAQMIESEAQKAEQELAGSHQTVSGLVRISSLEGFGNFFLASRLPRFTANHPNITLELLNIQQIVALSRREADLAITLQPPETGRFVRERLTDYMLFVYGSRAYLDNAKPIRTREDFIDHPFSGYIDDLVFTRGLDYLHEVKPGLRARIQSSSLHAQMEAACAGFGLCILPAFIAAHRPELVPVLPQEVALKRSYWLVADADAAMSSRIRAVRHFIFAEVAEAQALFV, encoded by the coding sequence ATGGACAGAGGGTTCGACTGGAACGACCTGCGCTTTTTCCTGGCCGTAGCGCGAGCGGGCACTGTCTCGCTCGCCGCCCGGCGCCTCGGCGTAGATCACGCCACGGTCATCCGGCGGATCGATGGACTGGAACATGCGCTGGGCGCCAAAATCTTCGAACGCAACCCGCGCGGCTATAATGTGACGCAGAAAGGCGAGAAACTGCTCGCCTCGGCTCAGATGATTGAAAGCGAAGCCCAAAAGGCCGAGCAAGAACTGGCCGGCAGCCATCAGACGGTTTCCGGCCTCGTCCGGATCAGTTCGCTCGAAGGGTTCGGGAATTTCTTCCTGGCGAGCCGCCTGCCGCGCTTCACGGCGAACCATCCCAATATCACGCTCGAATTGCTCAATATTCAGCAGATCGTCGCGCTCTCGCGCCGCGAGGCCGATCTCGCCATCACCTTGCAACCGCCGGAAACCGGCCGTTTCGTGCGCGAGCGCCTCACCGATTACATGCTATTCGTTTATGGCTCGCGCGCCTATCTCGACAATGCGAAACCCATTCGAACGCGCGAGGATTTCATCGATCATCCGTTCTCCGGCTATATTGACGATCTCGTTTTCACGCGCGGCCTCGATTATCTGCATGAAGTCAAACCAGGCTTGCGTGCACGCATACAGAGTTCGAGCCTTCATGCACAAATGGAAGCGGCATGCGCCGGTTTCGGCCTTTGCATCCTGCCAGCCTTCATCGCCGCGCACAGGCCAGAACTCGTGCCCGTCCTACCGCAGGAGGTGGCTCTCAAGCGCTCCTATTGGCTGGTCGCTGATGCCGATGCGGCGATGAGTTCCCGCATCCGCGCGGTGCGCCACTTCATTTTCGCGGAGGTTGCCGAGGCGCAGGCCCTCTTCGTGTAG
- a CDS encoding iron-containing alcohol dehydrogenase, whose translation MTSTIALPRLLRIGAGASRELASVLQSLGLSRPFIVTDAYLQESGRADGLVQGLEASGLTAAVFSHTVPDPTVRSVDAALEAFRQGDHDCIIGFGGGSPIDTAKAVAVLAVHGGPMSQYKAPHAQDLPGVPIIAIPTTAGTGSEVTRFTIITDESNDEKMLCAGLAYLPVAALVDYELTLTKPKRLTADTGIDALTHAIEAYVSKKANPFSSTFALAAMRAIAPNLRRVFANPDDRPAREAMMLGATQAGIAFSNSSVALVHGMSRPIGAHFHVPHGLSNAMLLPAITAFSAPVALPLYADCARAMGVAREEEGDQASVARLIDELRQLNADLQVPGPRAYGIEETRWNSLLPLMAEQALASGSPGNNPIVPTSDQIQTLYRQAWAA comes from the coding sequence ATGACGAGTACGATCGCATTGCCGCGCCTGTTGCGGATTGGCGCTGGCGCCTCGCGTGAATTGGCGTCGGTGCTGCAAAGTTTGGGGCTCAGCCGCCCTTTCATCGTCACCGACGCTTATTTGCAGGAAAGCGGCCGGGCCGATGGTCTGGTGCAGGGGCTCGAGGCTTCTGGTCTTACGGCGGCGGTATTTTCGCATACGGTGCCGGACCCGACTGTCAGATCCGTCGATGCCGCGCTCGAGGCTTTTCGGCAGGGCGATCATGATTGTATCATTGGTTTTGGTGGGGGCAGTCCGATCGATACGGCCAAGGCCGTGGCTGTGCTCGCCGTGCATGGCGGCCCGATGAGCCAATATAAGGCGCCGCATGCGCAGGATCTGCCGGGCGTGCCGATCATCGCCATTCCCACCACGGCCGGCACTGGTTCGGAGGTGACGCGTTTCACCATTATTACGGACGAGAGCAATGACGAGAAAATGCTCTGCGCCGGCCTTGCCTATCTGCCCGTTGCGGCCCTCGTCGATTACGAATTGACACTGACGAAACCCAAGCGTCTGACCGCCGATACCGGTATCGACGCCTTGACCCATGCGATCGAGGCCTATGTCTCGAAAAAGGCCAATCCTTTCTCGAGCACTTTTGCTTTGGCGGCGATGCGGGCGATTGCGCCCAATCTACGCCGGGTCTTTGCCAATCCCGATGATCGCCCCGCGCGCGAGGCGATGATGTTGGGCGCGACGCAGGCCGGTATCGCCTTCTCGAACAGTTCGGTTGCGCTTGTCCATGGCATGAGCCGGCCGATCGGCGCGCATTTTCATGTGCCGCATGGTCTCTCGAACGCCATGCTTCTGCCCGCGATTACCGCCTTTTCTGCGCCGGTGGCATTGCCGCTCTATGCTGATTGCGCGAGGGCCATGGGCGTGGCGCGCGAGGAGGAGGGCGATCAGGCCTCCGTTGCCCGGCTTATCGATGAATTGCGCCAACTCAATGCCGATCTCCAAGTGCCGGGACCGCGCGCATACGGCATTGAGGAGACACGCTGGAACAGCTTGCTGCCCTTGATGGCGGAGCAGGCTTTAGCCTCGGGCTCGCCCGGCAATAATCCGATTGTTCCGACATCCGACCAGATTCAAACCCTTTACCGCCAGGCCTGGGCGGCTTGA